In Carya illinoinensis cultivar Pawnee chromosome 16, C.illinoinensisPawnee_v1, whole genome shotgun sequence, a single window of DNA contains:
- the LOC122298841 gene encoding uncharacterized protein LOC122298841, with amino-acid sequence MGKDINSFHLLDYNICFDEDQVESRKIDNELAVEILEEDIVASEALNRKTFLYKALLAAVRSRKLVALATASSGVAASILPGGRTTHSHVKIPLDTDEHSMCYVSKQSVIAKLLRMARLIIWNEAPMSRKQHIEVLDKMLRDINDSELTFSEKVVVFGGDFRQVLPVVHKGTRQEHVDASLVSSYLWPTLIKFHLTENMRARLDPVFSEYVLELGNKMPPITVDETIKISDGMLVPYEDDSLKMQTVYTSIKDITPSTRDWKIKMIVAEKSPKRTGQRSPVKYQSLTLIDPEENQLQATIFDKDIDSRQDTLHIFQSYYINNAYVKPLDPKYRIETHEYQ; translated from the exons ATGGGGAAAGACATTAATTCGTTCCATCTTCTTGATTACAACATTTGTTTTGATGAAGACCAAGTCGAATCTAGGAAAATCGATAATGAATTGGCTGTTGAAATTCTAGAAGAAGATATTGTTGCATCAGAAGCGCTAAATA GGAAGACATTCCTGTACAAGGCACTTCTTGCCGCagtaagatcaagaaaattagtCGCACTTGCAACTGCTTCATCTGGTGTTGCTGCATCTATCCTTCCTGGAGGTCGAACAACACACTCGCACGTTAAGATTCCACTGGATACTGATGAACATAGCATGTGTTATGTCAGTAAACAAAGTGTCATCGCAAAGTTACTACGTATGGCAAGGTTAATTATATGGAATGAGGCCCCTATGTCAAGAAAACAACATATTGAAGTATTAGATAAAATGTTACGAGACATTAATGATTCAGAGTTAACATTCAGTGAAAAAGTTGTCGTTTTTGGTGGAGATTTTCGCCAAGTTTTGCCTGTAGTTCATAAAGGAACAAGACAAGAACATGTTGACGCcagtttggtttcttcttatTTGTGGCCTACATTGATCAAGTTTCATTTGACTGAAAATATGCGAGCAAGATTGGATCCAGTCTTTTCAGAATATGTGTTAGAATTGGGCAACAAAATGCCACCAATCACAGTTgatgaaactataaaaattTCTGATGGCATGCTTGTTCCGTATGAAGATGACT CTTTAAAGATGCAGACGGTTTATACATCGATAAAAGATATCACTCCAAGTACAAGAGActggaaaatcaaaatgattgtgGCAGAGAAGTCACCCAAACGAACAGGTCAACGCTCACCAGTGAAGTACCAAAGCCTAACATTGATTGATCCAGAG gAAAATCAGTTGCAAGCTACGATATTTGATAAAGATATTGACTCGCGACAAGATACTTTGCACATTTTTCAGTCATATTACATCAATAATGCATATGTGAAGCCATTGGATCCGAAATATAGAATTGAAACACATGAATATCAATGA